One region of Triticum aestivum cultivar Chinese Spring chromosome 6B, IWGSC CS RefSeq v2.1, whole genome shotgun sequence genomic DNA includes:
- the LOC123134484 gene encoding MYB-like transcription factor ODO1, which translates to MGRQPCCEKVGLKKGPWTAEEDQKLVAFLLSHGHCCWRLVPKLAGLLRCGKSCRLRWTNYLRPDLKRGLLSDDEEKLVIDLHSQLGNRWSKIAARLPGRTDNEIKNHWNTHIRKKLKKMGLDPVTHQPVAASRADPLQDPQQDPHCDGKASSQESAGYGTGASAEEEALTSAEPKQGATCSASTASAVSPSPCSSSSASASASAATPGGADVDWPDPLDLFQVDAIIDMDWASILSGSGGGGDIGVDLFDQCSDVGFDQEVWM; encoded by the exons ATGGGCAGGCAGCCATGCTGCGAGAAGGTGGGCCTGAAGAAGGGGCCGTGGACGGCGGAGGAGGACCAGAAgctcgtcgccttcctcctctCCCACGGCCATTGCTGCTGGAGGCTCGTCCCCAAGCTCGCAG GGCTGctgaggtgcggcaagagctgccGCCTGCGGTGGACCAACTACCTGCGCCCCGATCTCAAGCGTGGCCTCCTCTCCGACGACGAGGAGAAGCTCGTCATCGACCTCCACTCGCAGCTCGGCAACAG ATGGTCCAAGATCGCGGCGCGGCTGCCGGGCAGGACGGACAACGAGATCAAGAACCACTGGAACACCCACATcaggaagaagctcaagaagatggGCCTCGACCCCGTCACGCACCAgcccgtcgccgcctcccgcgccgacCCCCTCCAGGACCCGCAGCAGGACCCCCACTGCGACGGCAAAGCCTCGTCCCAAGAATCGGCCGGCTACGGCACCGGCGCTAGCGCCGAGGAGGAGGCGCTGACGAGCGCCGAGCCGAAGCAGGGCGCCACCTGCTCTGCCTCCACCGCGTCGGCCGTGTCGCCgtccccctgctcctcctcgtccgcctcggcctcggcctccgccgcgACGCCCGGCGGCGCCGACGTGGACTGGCCGGACCCCCTCGACCTCTTCCAGGTCGACGCCATCATCGACATGGACTGGGCCAGCATCTTGtccggtagcggcggcggcggcgacattgGCGTCGATCTCTTCGACCAGTGCTCCGACGTCGGCTTCGATCAAGAAGTGTGGATGTGA
- the LOC123138150 gene encoding mediator of RNA polymerase II transcription subunit 23 isoform X1 — MDGGHGQRQPLSPAISASAVLPHQRQMQLLQHPARPAIADLFTLYLGVNSKQRAEDPTRETSNKLQKRVSAHNRDLPPRDEQFISDFEQLCMPFPEQEQLQAVTESVLISFVLQCSSHAPQSQFLLFATRCLCARGHLRWDSLIPSLLTVVSSAEAPMGQGGSVTVGGPVSSSSAIAVPNAPSFHASNPTSPLSAMNTIGSPTQSGIDQPVGANVSPMKAAEFSTLGQPGTTSRGDQSRGGAQVSYLHHLSCRIILAGLESNLKPATHAVIFHHMVNWLVNWDQRPHGVDEADTVQTSRIGRPVHEWMHLCLDVIWILVDEEKCRIPFYELVRSNLQFLENIPDDDAVICIIMEIHRRRDMVCMHMQMLDQHLHCPTFGTHRFLSQSYPSIAGESVANLRYSPITYPSVLGEPLHGEDLANSIPKGGFDWERALRCLRHALRTTPSPDWWRRVLLVAPCYRSHSQTSTPGAVFSPDMIGEAVADRTIELLKLTNSETQCWQDWLLFADIFFFLMKSGCIDFLDFVDKLASRVTNGDQQILRSNHVTWLLAQIIRIEIVMNTLSSDPRKVETTRKIISFHKEDKSLDPNNISPQSILLDFISSSQTLRIWSFNTSIREHLNSDQLQKGKQIDEWWKQMTKASGERMIDFMNLDERAMGMFWVLSFTMAQPACDAVMTWFTSAGGAEFMQGPNMQPNERVTMMHETYPLSMALLSGLSINLCLKLAYQLEETIFLGQAVPSIAMVETYVRLLLITPHSLFRPHFTTLTQRSPSILSKSGVSLLLLEILNYRLLPLYRYHGKSKALMYDVTKIISMIKGKRGEHRLFRLAENLCMNLILSLRDFFLVKKELKGPTEFTETLNRITIISLAITIKTRGIAEVEHMVYLQPLLEQIMATSQHTWSEKTLRYFPPLIRDFLTVRADKRGQAIQAWQQAETTVINQCNQLLSPSAEPNYVMTYLSHSFPQHRRYLCAGAWMLMNGHPEINSANLARVLREFSPEEVTANIYTMVDVLLHHIQLELQRGHLVQDLLSKAITNLAFFVWTHELVPLDIVLLALIDRDDDPYALRLVISLLERSELQHRIKAFCSSRSPEHWLKNQPPKRAELQKALGNHLSWKDRYPPFFDDIAARLLPVIPLIIYRLIENDATDIADRVLAFYSTFLAFHPLRFTFVRDILAYFYGHLPSKLIVRILNVLGVSTKTPFSESFAQYLGSSNSSICPPPEYFANLLLGLVNNVIPPLSSKSKSNPADASGGRTNFSKPHASTQAGGNSNADAQRAFYQNQDPGSYTQLVLETAAIEILSLPVPASQIVSSLVQLIAHVQAMLIQSNTGQGMSGGLGQNSGLPTSPSGAGAESAGASRGNTSASGISANFVSRSGYSCQQLSVLMIQACGFLLAQLPPEFHMQLYSEAARIIKDCRWLSDSSRPVKELNSAVGYALLDPTWASQDSTSTAIGNIVALLHSFFSNLPQEWLESSHTVIKHLRPVTSVAMLRIAFRILGPLLPRLAFARPLFMKTLALLFNVLGDVFGKNSQASPHVPASEIGDIIDFVHHAVMYEGQGGPVQSTSKPKVEILTLCGKVVDMLRPDVQHLLSHLKTDPTSSIYAATHPKLAQQHPS; from the exons ATGGACGGGGGCCACGGGCAGAGGCAGCcgctgtcgccggcgatctcggcctCGGCGGTGCTGCCGCACCAGCGGCAGATGCAGCTCCTCCAGCACCCGGCGCGCCCGGCAATCGCCGATCTCTTCACCCTGTACCTCGGC GTGAACTCGAAGCAGCGAGCCGAGGACCCGACGAGGGAGACCTC GAACAAGCTGCAGAAGAGAGTATCTGCTCATAACAGAGATCTGCCTCCCCGCGACGAGCAGTTCATTTCAGATTTTGAGCAGTTGTGCATGCCGTTTCCG GAGCAGGAGCAGTTACAGGCTGTCACAGAATCAGTTCTCATCTCATTTGTTCTGCAATGCAGTAGCCATGCTCCACAATCTCAGTTCCTGCTCTTTGCTACGCGGTGCCTCTGCGCTCGTGGCCACCTCAGATGGGACAGTCTCATTCCATCTCTACTTACTGTAGTTTCCTCCGCCGAGGCACCAATGGGCCAAGGGGGTTCTGTGACTGTTGGTGGCCCTGTGTCTTCTTCATCAGCTATTGCAGTGCCAAATGCTCCAAGCTTTCACGCTTCAAATCCTACGTCTCCCTTGTCAGCAATGAACACTATAGGATCTCCTACTCAATCTGGTATTGATCAACCTGTAGGGGCAAATGTGTCACCCATGAAGGCGGCTGAGTTCTCTACTCTTGGGCAGCCTGGTACAACATCAAGAGGTGACCAGTCCCGCGGAGGAGCACAAGTTAGCTACCTGCATCATTTATCCTGTAGGATTATTTTAGCTGGTCTGGAGTCCAATTTGAAGCCAGCTACTCATGCTGTGATATTCCATCATATGGTAAATTGGCTAGTCAATTGGGACCAGAGACCCCATGGCGTGGATGAAGCTGATACAGTGCAAACTTCTAGGATCGGAAGGCCCGTGCATGAATGGATGCATCTATGCTTAGACGTGATTTGGATTTTAGTTGATGAAGAGAAATGTCGCATTCCATTCTATGAGCTTGTTCGCAGCAACTTGCAGTTTCTGGAGAACATTCCTGATGATGATGCAGTGATTTGCATCATTATGGAGATCCATAGGAGGAGGGACATGGTGTGCATGCACATGCAAATGTTGGATCAACACCTTCACTGCCCAACATTTGGAACTCATCGGTTCTTGTCACAATCCTATCCAAGCATAGCTGGTGAATCTGTTGCTAATTTGCGTTATTCTCCTATTACTTATCCCAGTGTTCTGGGTGAGCCACTGCATGGAGAG GATCTTGCAAACTCTATTCCAAAGGGGGGTTTCGACTGGGAACGTGCTCTGCGTTGCTTGAGGCATGCTCTCCGCACAACTCCATCACCAGATTGGTGGAGACGCGTTCTTCTTGTTGCTCCTTGTTACAGATCACATTCTCAAACATCAACACCAGGAGCTGTTTTCTCACCAGATATGATTGGTGAGGCAGTTGCTGACAGGACAATTGAACTACTGAAGTTAACTAACTCAG AAACTCAGTGTTGGCAAGATTGGCTTTTGTTTGCAGATATCTTTTTCTTCCTAATGAAAAGTGGCTGTATTGATTTTCTCGATTTTGTGGACAAGCTTGCATCTCGAGTAACAAATGGTGATCAACAGATTCTACGCAGTAATCATGTCACATGGTTGCTTGCACAGATTATCCGTATTGAGATTGTGATGAACACACTTAGTTCGGACCCAAGGAAG GTTGAAACGACACGCAAGATAATTTCATTCCACAAAGAAGACAAAAGCCTTGATCCTAATAACATCAGCCCTCAAAGTATTCTTCTTGATTTCATAAGTAGCAGCCAGACTTTGCGCATTTGGTCTTTCAACACTTCAATTAGAGAGCATTTGAACAGCGATCAGCTTCAAAAAGGCAAACAGATAGATGAGTGGTGGAAACAGATGACAAAAG CTTCGGGAGAGAGAATGATAGATTTTATGAACTTGGATGAGCGAGCAATGGGCATGTTTTGGGTTCTCTCGTTCACCATGGCACAACCAGCATGTGATGCAGTCATGACCTGGTTTACATCAGCTGGAGGGGCAGAATTCATGCAGGGACCCAATATGCAACCAAATGAAAGAGTGACGATGATGCATGAAACTTACCCTTTGTCAATGGCGTTGCTTTCTGGGTTGTCTATCAACTTGTGTTTGAAGCTTGCTTACCAGCTTGAAGAGACTATATTTCTTGGCCAG GCTGTTCCTAGCATTGCTATGGTGGAAACCTACGTTAGGTTGCTGCTTATAACACCACATTCATTGTTCCGCCCACATTTTACG ACACTAACCCAAAGATCGCCATCTATTCTGAGCAAATCTGGTGTGTCTTTGCTCCTACTTGAGATACTGAATTACAGACTACTTCCTCTGTACAG GTATCACGGAAAAAGCAAGGCATTGATGTATGATGTCACAAAGATAATATCAATGATTAAGGGAAAACGTGGAGAGCATCGCCTTTTTAGATTAGCTGAAAATTTGTGCATGAACTTAATTCTCTCACTGAGAGACTTCTTTTTGGTGAAAAAAGAGTTGAAG GGACCAACTGAGTTTACTGAAACGCTTAACCGCATAACCATAATAAGCCTTGCGATCACCATCAAGACACGTGGAATCGCCGAGGTTGAACACATGGTTTATCTTCAACCACTATTGGAGCAAATTATGGCAACCAGTCAGCATACATGGTCAGAAAAGACTCTACGTTATTTTCCTCCCCTTATTCGTGACTTTTTAACGGTTAGGGCGGATAAGAGGGGACAAGCTATCCAAGCATGGCAGCAG GCAGAAACTACTGTTATCAATCAATGCAACCAGCTACTGTCACCATCCGCTGAGCCGAACTATGTCATGACTTATTTGAGCCATAGTTTCCCTCAGCATCGTCGCTATCTATGCGCTGGTGCTTGGATGCTAATGAATGGGCATCCTGAGATCAACAGCGCAAATCTT GCTCGTGTCTTGAGAGAGTTTTCACCTGAAGAAGTTACTGCAAATATTTATACAATGGTTGATGTTCTTCTGCATCATATCCAGCTTGAGCTTCAACGGGGGCATCTAGTGCAG GATTTACTTTCCAAAGCAATCACGAATCTTGCATTCTTTGTCTGGACACATGAGTTAGTTCCACTGGACATTGTGCTACTAGCTCTTATTGACAGGGATGATGATCCTTATGCTTTACGTCTTGTG ATAAGTCTGCTTGAAAGATCTGAACTTCAGCACAGAATTAAAGCATTCTGCAGTTCTCGTTCTCCTGAGCATTGGCTAAAAAATCAACCTCCAAAAAGAGCTGAGCTCCAGAAAGCTCTTGGTAACCATCTTTCATGGAAGGACCG CTATCCTCCCTTTTTCGATGACATTGCTGCCCGCTTGCTTCCAGTCATCCCACTGATAATTTATAGGCTTATTGAGAATGATGCTACAGATATCGCAGACAGGGTTCTCGCATTTTATTCTACCTTTCTCGCTTTCCACCCACTGAGATTTACATTTGTGCGGGATATTCTTGCATACTTCTATGGTCATCTTCCAAGCAAGTTAATTGTCCGGATCCTCAACGTGCTGGGTGTTAGCACCAAG ACTCCTTTCTCAGAATCCTTTGCTCAATATTTAGGGTCTTCAAATTCTTCTATTTGCCCACCACCAGAATATTTTGCCAACCTTTTGCTAGGCCTTGTTAATAATGTCATACCTCCTTTGAGTAGCAAGTCCAAATCAAACCCAGCAGATGCTTCTGGCGGACGCACAAATTTCAGCAAGCCTCATGCATCTACGCAAGCTGGTGGAAATAGTAACGCTGATGCTCAGAGGGCATTTTATCAAAATCAGGATCCTGGGTCATACACACAGCTTGTCTTGGAAACAGCAGCTATTGAGATTCTCTCACTTCCTGTGCCAGCTTCTCAAATAGTGTCCTCTCTAGTTCAATTAATAGCTCATGTACAAGCAATGCTTATACAGTCAAATACTGGTCAAGGAATGTCTGGTGGTTTGGGCCAAAACTCTGGGCTGCCAACTTCTCCTTCAGGTGCGGGTGCTGAGTCGGCAGGTGCCAGCCGAGGAAACACTTCAGCAAGTGGAATCAGCGCGAACTTTGTTTCTAGAAGTGGCTACTCTTGTCAGCAGTTGTCTGTTTTGATGATTCAAGCATGTGGCTTCTTGCTGGCACAACTCCCACCAGAATTTCACATGCAACTTTACTCAGAAGCAGCTCGAATCATAAAAGATTGTCGTTGGCTTTCTGACAGTTCGAGACCTGTGAAAGAGCTTAACTCAGCTGTTGGTTACGCACTTCTGGACCCAACATGGGCTTCTCAAGACAGTACATCGACAGCCATCG GTAACATTGTGGCCCTTCTACACTCATTTTTTAGCAATCTTCCTCAAGAGTGGCTGGAATCTTCACATACTGTCATCAAACATCTCCGGCCAGTGACTTCAGTTGCCATGTTGAGAATTGCCTTCCGCATATTGGGCCCCTTATTGCCTCGTCTAGCCTTTGCTCGACCTCTATTCATGAAG ACACTGGCTTTGCTGTTCAATGTGTTGGGGGATGTGTTTGGGAAGAACTCTCAGGCCTCACCTCATGTGCCGGCATCAGAAATTGGAGACATCATTGACTTTGT GCATCATGCCGTCAtgtatgaaggtcaaggcggcccGGTTCAGAGTACCAGCAAACCTAAAGTGGAGATACTGACATTGTGCGGGAAAGTGGTGGATATGCTTCGGCCTGACGTGCAGCATCTCCTGTCCCACCTCAAGACCGATCCAACCTCGTCGATTTACGCGGCGACCCATCCAAAGCTAGCGCAACAACACCCATCCTAA
- the LOC123138150 gene encoding mediator of RNA polymerase II transcription subunit 23 isoform X2, which produces MDGGHGQRQPLSPAISASAVLPHQRQMQLLQHPARPAIADLFTLYLGVNSKQRAEDPTRETSNKLQKRVSAHNRDLPPRDEQFISDFEQLCMPFPEQLQAVTESVLISFVLQCSSHAPQSQFLLFATRCLCARGHLRWDSLIPSLLTVVSSAEAPMGQGGSVTVGGPVSSSSAIAVPNAPSFHASNPTSPLSAMNTIGSPTQSGIDQPVGANVSPMKAAEFSTLGQPGTTSRGDQSRGGAQVSYLHHLSCRIILAGLESNLKPATHAVIFHHMVNWLVNWDQRPHGVDEADTVQTSRIGRPVHEWMHLCLDVIWILVDEEKCRIPFYELVRSNLQFLENIPDDDAVICIIMEIHRRRDMVCMHMQMLDQHLHCPTFGTHRFLSQSYPSIAGESVANLRYSPITYPSVLGEPLHGEDLANSIPKGGFDWERALRCLRHALRTTPSPDWWRRVLLVAPCYRSHSQTSTPGAVFSPDMIGEAVADRTIELLKLTNSETQCWQDWLLFADIFFFLMKSGCIDFLDFVDKLASRVTNGDQQILRSNHVTWLLAQIIRIEIVMNTLSSDPRKVETTRKIISFHKEDKSLDPNNISPQSILLDFISSSQTLRIWSFNTSIREHLNSDQLQKGKQIDEWWKQMTKASGERMIDFMNLDERAMGMFWVLSFTMAQPACDAVMTWFTSAGGAEFMQGPNMQPNERVTMMHETYPLSMALLSGLSINLCLKLAYQLEETIFLGQAVPSIAMVETYVRLLLITPHSLFRPHFTTLTQRSPSILSKSGVSLLLLEILNYRLLPLYRYHGKSKALMYDVTKIISMIKGKRGEHRLFRLAENLCMNLILSLRDFFLVKKELKGPTEFTETLNRITIISLAITIKTRGIAEVEHMVYLQPLLEQIMATSQHTWSEKTLRYFPPLIRDFLTVRADKRGQAIQAWQQAETTVINQCNQLLSPSAEPNYVMTYLSHSFPQHRRYLCAGAWMLMNGHPEINSANLARVLREFSPEEVTANIYTMVDVLLHHIQLELQRGHLVQDLLSKAITNLAFFVWTHELVPLDIVLLALIDRDDDPYALRLVISLLERSELQHRIKAFCSSRSPEHWLKNQPPKRAELQKALGNHLSWKDRYPPFFDDIAARLLPVIPLIIYRLIENDATDIADRVLAFYSTFLAFHPLRFTFVRDILAYFYGHLPSKLIVRILNVLGVSTKTPFSESFAQYLGSSNSSICPPPEYFANLLLGLVNNVIPPLSSKSKSNPADASGGRTNFSKPHASTQAGGNSNADAQRAFYQNQDPGSYTQLVLETAAIEILSLPVPASQIVSSLVQLIAHVQAMLIQSNTGQGMSGGLGQNSGLPTSPSGAGAESAGASRGNTSASGISANFVSRSGYSCQQLSVLMIQACGFLLAQLPPEFHMQLYSEAARIIKDCRWLSDSSRPVKELNSAVGYALLDPTWASQDSTSTAIGNIVALLHSFFSNLPQEWLESSHTVIKHLRPVTSVAMLRIAFRILGPLLPRLAFARPLFMKTLALLFNVLGDVFGKNSQASPHVPASEIGDIIDFVHHAVMYEGQGGPVQSTSKPKVEILTLCGKVVDMLRPDVQHLLSHLKTDPTSSIYAATHPKLAQQHPS; this is translated from the exons ATGGACGGGGGCCACGGGCAGAGGCAGCcgctgtcgccggcgatctcggcctCGGCGGTGCTGCCGCACCAGCGGCAGATGCAGCTCCTCCAGCACCCGGCGCGCCCGGCAATCGCCGATCTCTTCACCCTGTACCTCGGC GTGAACTCGAAGCAGCGAGCCGAGGACCCGACGAGGGAGACCTC GAACAAGCTGCAGAAGAGAGTATCTGCTCATAACAGAGATCTGCCTCCCCGCGACGAGCAGTTCATTTCAGATTTTGAGCAGTTGTGCATGCCGTTTCCG GAGCAGTTACAGGCTGTCACAGAATCAGTTCTCATCTCATTTGTTCTGCAATGCAGTAGCCATGCTCCACAATCTCAGTTCCTGCTCTTTGCTACGCGGTGCCTCTGCGCTCGTGGCCACCTCAGATGGGACAGTCTCATTCCATCTCTACTTACTGTAGTTTCCTCCGCCGAGGCACCAATGGGCCAAGGGGGTTCTGTGACTGTTGGTGGCCCTGTGTCTTCTTCATCAGCTATTGCAGTGCCAAATGCTCCAAGCTTTCACGCTTCAAATCCTACGTCTCCCTTGTCAGCAATGAACACTATAGGATCTCCTACTCAATCTGGTATTGATCAACCTGTAGGGGCAAATGTGTCACCCATGAAGGCGGCTGAGTTCTCTACTCTTGGGCAGCCTGGTACAACATCAAGAGGTGACCAGTCCCGCGGAGGAGCACAAGTTAGCTACCTGCATCATTTATCCTGTAGGATTATTTTAGCTGGTCTGGAGTCCAATTTGAAGCCAGCTACTCATGCTGTGATATTCCATCATATGGTAAATTGGCTAGTCAATTGGGACCAGAGACCCCATGGCGTGGATGAAGCTGATACAGTGCAAACTTCTAGGATCGGAAGGCCCGTGCATGAATGGATGCATCTATGCTTAGACGTGATTTGGATTTTAGTTGATGAAGAGAAATGTCGCATTCCATTCTATGAGCTTGTTCGCAGCAACTTGCAGTTTCTGGAGAACATTCCTGATGATGATGCAGTGATTTGCATCATTATGGAGATCCATAGGAGGAGGGACATGGTGTGCATGCACATGCAAATGTTGGATCAACACCTTCACTGCCCAACATTTGGAACTCATCGGTTCTTGTCACAATCCTATCCAAGCATAGCTGGTGAATCTGTTGCTAATTTGCGTTATTCTCCTATTACTTATCCCAGTGTTCTGGGTGAGCCACTGCATGGAGAG GATCTTGCAAACTCTATTCCAAAGGGGGGTTTCGACTGGGAACGTGCTCTGCGTTGCTTGAGGCATGCTCTCCGCACAACTCCATCACCAGATTGGTGGAGACGCGTTCTTCTTGTTGCTCCTTGTTACAGATCACATTCTCAAACATCAACACCAGGAGCTGTTTTCTCACCAGATATGATTGGTGAGGCAGTTGCTGACAGGACAATTGAACTACTGAAGTTAACTAACTCAG AAACTCAGTGTTGGCAAGATTGGCTTTTGTTTGCAGATATCTTTTTCTTCCTAATGAAAAGTGGCTGTATTGATTTTCTCGATTTTGTGGACAAGCTTGCATCTCGAGTAACAAATGGTGATCAACAGATTCTACGCAGTAATCATGTCACATGGTTGCTTGCACAGATTATCCGTATTGAGATTGTGATGAACACACTTAGTTCGGACCCAAGGAAG GTTGAAACGACACGCAAGATAATTTCATTCCACAAAGAAGACAAAAGCCTTGATCCTAATAACATCAGCCCTCAAAGTATTCTTCTTGATTTCATAAGTAGCAGCCAGACTTTGCGCATTTGGTCTTTCAACACTTCAATTAGAGAGCATTTGAACAGCGATCAGCTTCAAAAAGGCAAACAGATAGATGAGTGGTGGAAACAGATGACAAAAG CTTCGGGAGAGAGAATGATAGATTTTATGAACTTGGATGAGCGAGCAATGGGCATGTTTTGGGTTCTCTCGTTCACCATGGCACAACCAGCATGTGATGCAGTCATGACCTGGTTTACATCAGCTGGAGGGGCAGAATTCATGCAGGGACCCAATATGCAACCAAATGAAAGAGTGACGATGATGCATGAAACTTACCCTTTGTCAATGGCGTTGCTTTCTGGGTTGTCTATCAACTTGTGTTTGAAGCTTGCTTACCAGCTTGAAGAGACTATATTTCTTGGCCAG GCTGTTCCTAGCATTGCTATGGTGGAAACCTACGTTAGGTTGCTGCTTATAACACCACATTCATTGTTCCGCCCACATTTTACG ACACTAACCCAAAGATCGCCATCTATTCTGAGCAAATCTGGTGTGTCTTTGCTCCTACTTGAGATACTGAATTACAGACTACTTCCTCTGTACAG GTATCACGGAAAAAGCAAGGCATTGATGTATGATGTCACAAAGATAATATCAATGATTAAGGGAAAACGTGGAGAGCATCGCCTTTTTAGATTAGCTGAAAATTTGTGCATGAACTTAATTCTCTCACTGAGAGACTTCTTTTTGGTGAAAAAAGAGTTGAAG GGACCAACTGAGTTTACTGAAACGCTTAACCGCATAACCATAATAAGCCTTGCGATCACCATCAAGACACGTGGAATCGCCGAGGTTGAACACATGGTTTATCTTCAACCACTATTGGAGCAAATTATGGCAACCAGTCAGCATACATGGTCAGAAAAGACTCTACGTTATTTTCCTCCCCTTATTCGTGACTTTTTAACGGTTAGGGCGGATAAGAGGGGACAAGCTATCCAAGCATGGCAGCAG GCAGAAACTACTGTTATCAATCAATGCAACCAGCTACTGTCACCATCCGCTGAGCCGAACTATGTCATGACTTATTTGAGCCATAGTTTCCCTCAGCATCGTCGCTATCTATGCGCTGGTGCTTGGATGCTAATGAATGGGCATCCTGAGATCAACAGCGCAAATCTT GCTCGTGTCTTGAGAGAGTTTTCACCTGAAGAAGTTACTGCAAATATTTATACAATGGTTGATGTTCTTCTGCATCATATCCAGCTTGAGCTTCAACGGGGGCATCTAGTGCAG GATTTACTTTCCAAAGCAATCACGAATCTTGCATTCTTTGTCTGGACACATGAGTTAGTTCCACTGGACATTGTGCTACTAGCTCTTATTGACAGGGATGATGATCCTTATGCTTTACGTCTTGTG ATAAGTCTGCTTGAAAGATCTGAACTTCAGCACAGAATTAAAGCATTCTGCAGTTCTCGTTCTCCTGAGCATTGGCTAAAAAATCAACCTCCAAAAAGAGCTGAGCTCCAGAAAGCTCTTGGTAACCATCTTTCATGGAAGGACCG CTATCCTCCCTTTTTCGATGACATTGCTGCCCGCTTGCTTCCAGTCATCCCACTGATAATTTATAGGCTTATTGAGAATGATGCTACAGATATCGCAGACAGGGTTCTCGCATTTTATTCTACCTTTCTCGCTTTCCACCCACTGAGATTTACATTTGTGCGGGATATTCTTGCATACTTCTATGGTCATCTTCCAAGCAAGTTAATTGTCCGGATCCTCAACGTGCTGGGTGTTAGCACCAAG ACTCCTTTCTCAGAATCCTTTGCTCAATATTTAGGGTCTTCAAATTCTTCTATTTGCCCACCACCAGAATATTTTGCCAACCTTTTGCTAGGCCTTGTTAATAATGTCATACCTCCTTTGAGTAGCAAGTCCAAATCAAACCCAGCAGATGCTTCTGGCGGACGCACAAATTTCAGCAAGCCTCATGCATCTACGCAAGCTGGTGGAAATAGTAACGCTGATGCTCAGAGGGCATTTTATCAAAATCAGGATCCTGGGTCATACACACAGCTTGTCTTGGAAACAGCAGCTATTGAGATTCTCTCACTTCCTGTGCCAGCTTCTCAAATAGTGTCCTCTCTAGTTCAATTAATAGCTCATGTACAAGCAATGCTTATACAGTCAAATACTGGTCAAGGAATGTCTGGTGGTTTGGGCCAAAACTCTGGGCTGCCAACTTCTCCTTCAGGTGCGGGTGCTGAGTCGGCAGGTGCCAGCCGAGGAAACACTTCAGCAAGTGGAATCAGCGCGAACTTTGTTTCTAGAAGTGGCTACTCTTGTCAGCAGTTGTCTGTTTTGATGATTCAAGCATGTGGCTTCTTGCTGGCACAACTCCCACCAGAATTTCACATGCAACTTTACTCAGAAGCAGCTCGAATCATAAAAGATTGTCGTTGGCTTTCTGACAGTTCGAGACCTGTGAAAGAGCTTAACTCAGCTGTTGGTTACGCACTTCTGGACCCAACATGGGCTTCTCAAGACAGTACATCGACAGCCATCG GTAACATTGTGGCCCTTCTACACTCATTTTTTAGCAATCTTCCTCAAGAGTGGCTGGAATCTTCACATACTGTCATCAAACATCTCCGGCCAGTGACTTCAGTTGCCATGTTGAGAATTGCCTTCCGCATATTGGGCCCCTTATTGCCTCGTCTAGCCTTTGCTCGACCTCTATTCATGAAG ACACTGGCTTTGCTGTTCAATGTGTTGGGGGATGTGTTTGGGAAGAACTCTCAGGCCTCACCTCATGTGCCGGCATCAGAAATTGGAGACATCATTGACTTTGT GCATCATGCCGTCAtgtatgaaggtcaaggcggcccGGTTCAGAGTACCAGCAAACCTAAAGTGGAGATACTGACATTGTGCGGGAAAGTGGTGGATATGCTTCGGCCTGACGTGCAGCATCTCCTGTCCCACCTCAAGACCGATCCAACCTCGTCGATTTACGCGGCGACCCATCCAAAGCTAGCGCAACAACACCCATCCTAA